The genomic segment GCATTTATCTTTATTACTGTAATTAAAGTAGAGCCAGTTACTTTGTTCAGTATGTTGGTGGCTGCTACTATTGGTGCCTGGATTGGTGCTGGTGTTGTTTCTAATTTACCAGAGAAGAAGATTCAGTATGGTATGTCTATAGCACTTTTTGTAACTGCTTCAATTATGGTTGCAGGTCAAATGGGTTGGATGCCTATTGGTGGTGAGGCAATTGGTCTAAGTGGCATTAAACTTATAATTGCTATTGTTGCTAACTTTATCTTAGGTGCTTTGATGACTCTGGGTATCGGACTTTATGCTCCATGTATGGCTCTGGTTTATATGCTTGGAATGAGTCCAAGAGTTGCATTCCCAATTATGATGGGTTCCTGTGCATTCTTAATGCCAGTTGCATCTGTTAAGTTTATTCGTGAGGGTGCTTACAATAGAAAAGCTTCTTTAGCTATTTCT from the Anoxybacter fermentans genome contains:
- a CDS encoding sulfite exporter TauE/SafE family protein, giving the protein MVNIILGILAILTGWFGIEFSRDLIKNKDKLEKDTQWVTSGLIGFVTNFFDTLGIGSFAPTTALVRAFKQVRDRVIPGTLNVSCTIPVIVEAFIFITVIKVEPVTLFSMLVAATIGAWIGAGVVSNLPEKKIQYGMSIALFVTASIMVAGQMGWMPIGGEAIGLSGIKLIIAIVANFILGALMTLGIGLYAPCMALVYMLGMSPRVAFPIMMGSCAFLMPVASVKFIREGAYNRKASLAISLAGLVGVFIAAYLVKSLPLKVLTWLVICVIYYTSITMYKAATRNIEEKSMAVVMES